The Terriglobus tenax genome contains a region encoding:
- a CDS encoding L-lactate permease, with translation MPWPQDYLLFHLGLGWSAALAALPIFTLLLLLGVLRKPSWMAGLAGLAVTFVLAVGGYQMPVLQAVSAAAHGAAFGLFPISWIIFWAIALFRVTEQTGKFEIIKESVSRLTPDLRLQALLIAFAFGAFLEGAAGFGAPVAIAATMLMGLGFSGFDAAALCLLANTAPVAFGSIGIPVVTLAGTTGLPLDKLSGAVGSFCAPVSLLLPTYLVLAMWGRAGFAGVWLPCLAGGAAFASVQYTVSNFIGPQLTDILASLAAIAVLVVVLRLRKSQPPAAYLRTPVEEAAQRYSAREIVLAWMPYGLLVLCVLLWGYQPFQRLLNRGSILIPWPYLNNIVLRMPPLVPKMSPYPAIFNLNFFSAAGTSCMMATLLSVLLLRVRPGHLLRIIVSVVRTLMLPTLTVASVLAIAFLMNYCGATATLGLAFAATGVLFPFFSALLGWLGVFLTGSDTSANALFGSLQEVTAGRLGLDAVLMAAANSAGGVMGKMISLQTIAVAAAATGMKQEEQSKLFSFSLRHSLLLVTVIGLLSVLYVYVLHVKWL, from the coding sequence ATGCCGTGGCCGCAGGACTATCTGCTGTTTCACCTGGGACTCGGCTGGTCGGCTGCTCTGGCGGCGCTTCCCATCTTCACCTTGTTGTTGCTGCTGGGCGTGCTGCGCAAGCCGTCTTGGATGGCGGGGCTGGCCGGACTTGCGGTCACCTTTGTGCTGGCAGTCGGCGGTTATCAGATGCCCGTTCTGCAGGCCGTCAGTGCGGCCGCGCATGGCGCGGCTTTCGGCCTGTTTCCCATCTCGTGGATCATCTTCTGGGCCATCGCACTTTTCCGTGTCACCGAACAGACAGGCAAGTTCGAGATCATCAAGGAGTCCGTCAGCCGGTTGACGCCGGATCTTCGGCTGCAGGCCTTACTGATCGCCTTTGCCTTCGGAGCCTTCCTTGAAGGCGCGGCTGGTTTTGGCGCTCCGGTGGCCATTGCCGCCACCATGTTGATGGGGCTTGGGTTTTCCGGTTTCGATGCGGCTGCGCTTTGCCTGCTGGCCAATACGGCGCCAGTGGCCTTTGGGTCAATTGGAATCCCGGTGGTCACGCTTGCCGGAACCACCGGCCTGCCGCTGGACAAGCTGAGCGGAGCAGTAGGCAGCTTCTGCGCTCCGGTCTCGCTGCTGCTGCCAACGTATCTTGTGCTGGCGATGTGGGGCCGTGCGGGCTTTGCCGGGGTCTGGCTTCCGTGCCTTGCCGGAGGAGCCGCCTTCGCCTCGGTGCAGTACACGGTGTCAAACTTCATTGGCCCGCAGCTAACAGACATCCTGGCATCACTTGCGGCCATTGCGGTACTGGTGGTGGTGCTGCGCCTGCGCAAGTCGCAGCCGCCCGCTGCGTATCTGCGCACCCCGGTGGAAGAGGCAGCGCAGCGATATTCCGCGCGCGAGATCGTGCTGGCATGGATGCCGTACGGCCTGCTGGTGCTGTGCGTCCTGCTGTGGGGCTACCAGCCCTTTCAGCGGCTGCTGAACCGCGGCAGCATCCTGATTCCCTGGCCGTACCTGAACAACATCGTTCTGCGCATGCCGCCGCTGGTGCCGAAGATGTCGCCGTACCCGGCGATCTTCAATCTGAACTTCTTCTCGGCTGCGGGAACATCGTGCATGATGGCCACGCTGCTTTCGGTGCTGCTGCTGCGCGTGCGCCCGGGACATCTGCTGCGCATCATCGTTTCTGTCGTGCGTACGCTCATGCTGCCCACACTTACTGTGGCGTCGGTGCTGGCCATCGCCTTCCTGATGAACTACTGCGGAGCCACGGCTACGCTCGGGCTGGCCTTCGCGGCAACGGGCGTCCTGTTCCCGTTCTTCAGCGCGCTGCTGGGCTGGCTGGGTGTCTTCCTTACCGGCTCGGATACCTCAGCCAACGCACTCTTCGGCAGCCTGCAGGAGGTAACAGCAGGCCGTCTTGGCCTGGATGCCGTGCTGATGGCCGCGGCGAACTCCGCTGGCGGCGTGATGGGAAAGATGATCAGCCTGCAGACCATCGCCGTGGCCGCTGCCGCTACAGGGATGAAACAGGAGGAGCAGTCAAAGCTCTTCAGCTTTTCGCTGCGGCATAGCCTTCTGCTGGTAACGGTGATTGGCCTCTTGTCCGTGCTGTATGTCTACGTGCTGCACGTGAAGTGGCTGTGA
- the atpC gene encoding ATP synthase F1 subunit epsilon — MAETTNNSGLLTVRLVTPQRVVIDTTAEAVELPSMSGYLEALYGASPLLAELGAGEVRLHGGASGNETFFVAWGFAEVLPERVTILAEQAMKPAEINVEKAKADLAKGEKDWADAGDDANAYDEANAEIRVAEEKLNSAQGKSH; from the coding sequence ATGGCCGAGACGACAAACAATTCGGGACTGCTGACCGTACGGCTGGTCACGCCGCAGCGCGTGGTGATTGACACCACGGCTGAGGCGGTCGAGCTGCCGTCGATGTCCGGCTACCTGGAGGCGCTCTACGGCGCGTCTCCGCTGCTGGCTGAGCTTGGCGCCGGCGAGGTTCGTCTGCATGGCGGTGCTTCCGGCAACGAGACGTTCTTCGTGGCGTGGGGCTTTGCCGAGGTACTGCCGGAGCGTGTCACCATCCTGGCGGAGCAGGCGATGAAGCCGGCTGAGATTAACGTGGAGAAGGCCAAGGCCGACCTCGCCAAGGGCGAGAAGGACTGGGCCGACGCCGGCGACGACGCCAACGCCTACGATGAAGCCAATGCGGAAATTCGCGTGGCCGAGGAGAAGCTCAACTCTGCCCAGGGCAAGTCGCACTAA
- a CDS encoding ATP synthase F0 subunit B, which translates to MNEILATLSELVLGSVPTIVLFAFVVIAYSVLVRRPLEKTLAERRARTSGAMEQAKSAVASAENMTSDYEERLRIARAEIFEARQQRLQKFNTERDAALGEAREQAQIRVDAARQQVEQSIAEAKKQIETVSEQLSAQVVKAILPAGLPAGGTQ; encoded by the coding sequence ATGAATGAGATCCTAGCTACACTTAGCGAACTTGTGCTCGGCTCCGTGCCGACCATTGTGTTGTTTGCGTTCGTCGTTATTGCGTACAGCGTTCTGGTGCGTCGTCCTCTTGAGAAGACGCTGGCCGAGCGCCGCGCGCGCACCTCTGGAGCCATGGAGCAGGCGAAGTCTGCCGTGGCTTCTGCTGAAAACATGACGTCGGACTACGAAGAACGGTTGCGCATTGCCCGCGCGGAGATCTTTGAGGCCCGCCAGCAGCGTCTGCAGAAGTTCAACACGGAGCGTGACGCCGCCCTGGGCGAGGCCCGCGAGCAGGCGCAGATTCGTGTGGATGCTGCCCGCCAGCAGGTGGAGCAGAGCATTGCCGAGGCCAAGAAGCAGATTGAGACCGTCAGCGAGCAGCTTTCGGCCCAGGTGGTCAAAGCCATCCTGCCCGCGGGACTTCCGGCTGGAGGCACGCAGTGA
- a CDS encoding F0F1 ATP synthase subunit gamma: MASVLDLRRRIRSVKNTRQITKAMKMVSAAKLRRAQEAALQARPYAQMITAVLESLQRRADIHDGNGDVLHPLLVQREEKNVLVVVVAGDKGFAGAFNSNIVRAASNFIRERAARGQNVDVEPVGRKAKDAFRRLYPQAVYERTTEKYDNELSTHHEIIRHRKAQVELTGEHELVLARLDLTSVHAMVHEIIARFERAEIDSVYVVFNEFKSVIAQRVVVEKLLPIAKLGESEITASEEMTQEQREAAAHAAATAGVSTLEPEETAIEREAKKFGTADVDYIFDQSPAHIFKHLMPKYVETQILHAMFESAAAEHAARMTAMDNATSNAGEMIDALSLTMNRARQAAITKELIEIVSGAAAL, from the coding sequence ATGGCAAGCGTTCTCGATCTACGACGCCGTATCCGCAGCGTGAAGAACACGCGGCAGATTACCAAGGCGATGAAGATGGTTTCGGCGGCCAAGCTGCGCCGTGCGCAGGAGGCCGCGCTGCAGGCGAGGCCTTACGCGCAGATGATTACAGCCGTGCTGGAATCACTGCAGCGCCGCGCCGACATCCATGACGGCAATGGCGATGTGCTTCATCCGCTGCTGGTGCAGCGCGAGGAAAAGAACGTCCTCGTGGTTGTGGTGGCGGGTGACAAGGGCTTTGCCGGCGCCTTCAACTCCAACATTGTGCGTGCGGCTTCCAACTTCATCCGCGAGCGCGCAGCCCGTGGGCAGAACGTGGATGTGGAACCGGTAGGCCGTAAGGCGAAGGATGCCTTCCGCCGCCTGTATCCGCAGGCCGTGTACGAGCGCACCACGGAAAAGTACGACAACGAGCTGTCGACGCACCACGAGATCATCCGCCACCGCAAGGCGCAGGTGGAGTTGACCGGCGAGCATGAGCTGGTGCTGGCCCGCCTGGATCTGACTTCGGTGCATGCGATGGTGCATGAGATTATTGCTCGCTTTGAGCGTGCGGAGATTGATTCGGTCTACGTGGTCTTCAACGAGTTCAAGAGCGTGATTGCTCAGCGTGTGGTCGTTGAGAAGCTGCTGCCCATCGCGAAACTGGGCGAGTCCGAGATCACGGCTTCCGAAGAGATGACGCAGGAACAGCGTGAGGCGGCTGCCCATGCCGCTGCGACCGCTGGCGTCAGCACCCTGGAGCCCGAAGAGACGGCCATTGAGCGCGAAGCCAAGAAGTTTGGCACTGCGGACGTGGATTACATCTTCGACCAGAGCCCGGCGCATATCTTCAAGCACCTGATGCCGAAGTATGTGGAGACCCAGATTCTGCATGCGATGTTCGAGTCTGCCGCGGCGGAACATGCCGCTCGTATGACGGCCATGGACAACGCCACCAGCAACGCGGGCGAGATGATTGATGCTCTGAGCTTGACGATGAACCGCGCACGCCAGGCGGCCATCACGAAGGAACTGATCGAGATTGTGAGCGGCGCGGCCGCTCTGTAA
- a CDS encoding GGDEF domain-containing protein, translated as MAIPETVSKLPDTGLAALLGLVLATLCADGALVSSGAPGMDASVLASVPSGLAGRRLPVSPALHAVCGSGVQPTEKVLLPSSVTGWLGFRPQYLASCRVSWADGEGCLYFLWKQAPPENPRFAELLEQATRLVGEYTGRQVAAVSQQQVQERLDTILAKVELGIVFVDLLAGSVVNPVAARILELPEETRDTATVAAAIQRVRSQCAVERSETRDGRAEGSAAGEEYWICSSRGIVLRVESHEVGTAQVPGRFWLFTDVKPLWESAEKVKVANQVLERNLSQLNTEMERRMEAEDELRKYTQGLQRQNEELEIAKLHSDLLANQDSLTGLANRRRFRNGLDEMVDHARMSHGKVAVLYLDLDKFKPVNDTLGHERGDELLRKVADTLTRSLRKDDLIARLGGDEFACALSLDGEMDEAGLEDLVLQVRQRLHIPVSTGSGSIEVSATVGVAVFPEDAEDGVSLLRAADNAMYLGKSRGGNVVNLFSRKRLS; from the coding sequence ATGGCTATCCCGGAGACGGTTTCCAAGTTGCCCGACACAGGCCTCGCAGCTCTGCTGGGTCTGGTTCTGGCCACCTTGTGTGCGGATGGTGCCCTGGTCTCTTCCGGCGCTCCGGGCATGGATGCATCAGTGCTGGCCTCGGTTCCGTCGGGTCTTGCAGGGCGCAGGCTGCCGGTTTCGCCTGCCCTCCATGCCGTTTGCGGTTCCGGTGTTCAACCCACTGAGAAGGTTCTTCTCCCCTCGTCGGTGACCGGCTGGCTGGGTTTCCGTCCGCAGTATCTTGCCTCCTGCAGGGTGTCATGGGCAGACGGAGAAGGCTGCCTGTACTTCCTTTGGAAGCAGGCGCCGCCGGAGAATCCGCGTTTTGCAGAGCTGCTGGAACAGGCAACTCGCCTGGTGGGGGAATATACCGGCCGCCAGGTTGCGGCGGTCTCGCAGCAACAGGTGCAGGAACGGCTGGATACGATTCTGGCAAAGGTCGAGCTGGGCATCGTCTTTGTCGACCTGCTTGCGGGCAGCGTGGTGAACCCTGTCGCCGCTCGCATCCTGGAACTGCCGGAGGAGACGCGCGATACAGCCACGGTCGCCGCGGCCATTCAGCGGGTACGGTCGCAGTGCGCCGTCGAGAGATCGGAGACCCGCGATGGCAGGGCCGAAGGTTCGGCAGCCGGTGAGGAGTACTGGATTTGTTCCAGCAGAGGGATCGTGCTGCGTGTGGAGAGCCATGAGGTGGGCACGGCGCAGGTTCCCGGCAGGTTCTGGCTGTTCACCGATGTAAAGCCCCTGTGGGAGAGCGCGGAGAAGGTGAAGGTTGCCAACCAGGTGCTGGAGCGCAACCTGTCACAGCTCAACACCGAGATGGAGCGCCGTATGGAGGCCGAAGACGAGCTGCGGAAGTACACCCAGGGTCTGCAGCGGCAGAACGAAGAGCTGGAGATTGCCAAGCTGCACAGCGACCTGCTGGCCAACCAGGACTCCCTGACCGGTCTGGCCAATCGCCGCCGCTTCCGGAACGGTCTGGACGAGATGGTTGACCATGCCCGGATGAGTCACGGTAAGGTGGCCGTGCTTTACCTGGACCTGGACAAGTTCAAGCCGGTGAATGACACCCTTGGGCACGAGCGCGGCGACGAGTTGCTGCGCAAGGTGGCCGATACCCTGACCCGAAGCCTGCGCAAGGACGATCTGATTGCGCGCCTCGGCGGTGACGAGTTTGCCTGCGCTCTGAGCCTGGATGGCGAGATGGACGAGGCCGGGCTGGAAGACCTGGTGCTGCAGGTGCGGCAGCGGCTGCACATTCCGGTCAGCACCGGCTCGGGGAGTATTGAAGTCAGCGCCACGGTCGGCGTCGCTGTTTTTCCGGAGGATGCCGAGGATGGGGTAAGCCTGCTGCGGGCGGCGGACAATGCCATGTATTTGGGTAAGAGCCGCGGCGGGAACGTGGTGAACCTGTTTTCGCGAAAAAGACTGAGTTAA
- a CDS encoding F0F1 ATP synthase subunit B family protein yields the protein MKLKKIMFVAMLAGVLAVPAPLTFAQESAPAATQGVPRTAPEDQKSEKKEVENENDAFLKSPMVVKLGHALGMEPETAATVFQVLNFAILAIAVLYGLMKALPKAFRKRSEDIGRQLNEARSATEAANARMSAVEARLAKLDGELSALRSQAAAEAAAEEARLRAQLEDEKHKIVAAAEQEIAAASSHAQRAIKEFAADLAISQAAQKLQVTAETDRLLIRSFAERLGGSNGGQN from the coding sequence GTGAAGCTGAAAAAGATCATGTTTGTGGCGATGCTCGCCGGAGTTCTTGCTGTGCCCGCACCTCTGACCTTTGCGCAGGAGTCCGCTCCGGCCGCAACGCAGGGCGTGCCGCGCACGGCGCCTGAAGACCAGAAGTCAGAGAAGAAGGAAGTCGAGAACGAGAACGACGCTTTCCTGAAGAGCCCCATGGTCGTCAAGCTCGGCCACGCGCTGGGCATGGAGCCGGAGACGGCTGCCACGGTCTTCCAGGTGCTGAACTTCGCGATCCTGGCGATTGCCGTTCTGTATGGCCTGATGAAGGCGCTGCCCAAGGCCTTCCGCAAGCGCTCCGAGGACATTGGCAGGCAGCTCAACGAGGCGCGTTCGGCGACCGAGGCGGCCAACGCCCGCATGTCGGCCGTGGAAGCCCGCCTCGCGAAGCTGGATGGCGAGCTCTCGGCTCTGCGTTCGCAGGCTGCTGCGGAGGCCGCTGCTGAAGAAGCCCGTCTGCGAGCTCAGCTTGAGGACGAAAAGCACAAGATTGTTGCCGCCGCCGAGCAGGAGATTGCCGCGGCCAGTTCGCACGCACAGCGCGCGATCAAGGAATTTGCCGCTGACCTGGCGATCTCGCAGGCTGCCCAGAAGCTGCAGGTAACGGCTGAGACCGACCGTCTTCTGATCCGCAGCTTCGCAGAGCGTCTGGGCGGATCGAACGGAGGGCAGAACTAA
- the atpH gene encoding ATP synthase F1 subunit delta, whose protein sequence is MSQVALRYAQAFADVVSAQNLNREQVRQQLIDFQLTLAGSRELKELLENPSIDQTTKVKVLDAVGGKIGYDKQVRNFLAVLTAHDRMEMLAEVLDEYNSIADRQAGIAEAEIVSAHPLTDEDKALLEQKAGALAGGKVRASYRQDATLLGGAVIRIGSTLYDGSVKAQLAQLKQKLVNA, encoded by the coding sequence ATGTCACAGGTTGCTCTTCGTTACGCACAGGCGTTTGCTGACGTGGTTTCCGCGCAGAATCTGAACCGCGAGCAGGTTCGCCAGCAGTTGATTGATTTTCAGCTGACTCTGGCTGGCAGTCGCGAGCTGAAGGAATTGCTGGAGAACCCCTCCATCGACCAGACCACGAAGGTAAAGGTGCTGGATGCGGTGGGCGGCAAGATCGGCTATGACAAGCAGGTCCGCAACTTCCTGGCTGTGCTGACCGCACATGACCGCATGGAGATGCTGGCCGAGGTGCTGGATGAGTACAATTCCATCGCCGACCGGCAGGCTGGTATCGCCGAGGCGGAGATTGTCAGTGCGCATCCGCTGACCGACGAGGACAAGGCCCTGCTGGAGCAGAAGGCTGGAGCCCTGGCCGGTGGCAAGGTTCGCGCCAGCTACCGTCAGGATGCAACGCTGCTGGGCGGAGCGGTGATCAGGATTGGATCGACGCTGTACGACGGCTCGGTCAAGGCGCAGTTGGCCCAGTTGAAGCAGAAACTGGTCAACGCGTAA
- the atpD gene encoding F0F1 ATP synthase subunit beta — MAENIGHVISISGPAVDVQFEESHMPPIYQALRITSEGFTTPEPIDVIVEVQQHLGEGRVRTVAMTATEGMVRGMKATDTGGPITVPVGRETLGRVLNVLGKPVDELGPVAAKTYKSIHRQAPAFDEQSTSEEMFETGIKVVDLIQPFLKGGKIGLFGGAGVGKTVLIQELINNVAMKHGGFSVFAGVGERTREGNDLWHEFQESGVIDPHDWTKSKASLIYGQMTEPPGARLRVALTGLTIAEHFRDEEGADTLLFIDNIFRFTQAGSEVSTLLGRMPSAVGYQPNLATEMGQLQERITSTKKGSVTSVQAVYVPADDLTDPAPATTFAHLDATTVLSRALTEIGIYPAVDPLASNSRILTPRVVGEDHYNTAQAVKGILQRYKDLQDIIAILGIDELSEEDKITVARARKVQRFLSQPFHVAEIFTGNPGKYVKVADTVRSFKEIIEGKHDSVPEQAFYMKGSIEEVLEAAEKMKK; from the coding sequence ATGGCAGAGAACATTGGACACGTAATTTCCATCAGCGGCCCGGCCGTTGACGTGCAGTTCGAAGAATCGCACATGCCGCCCATCTACCAGGCGCTGCGCATTACGAGCGAAGGCTTCACCACGCCTGAGCCGATCGACGTTATCGTCGAAGTGCAGCAGCATCTGGGCGAAGGCCGCGTACGCACCGTCGCTATGACGGCCACCGAAGGCATGGTTCGCGGCATGAAGGCCACCGACACCGGCGGTCCCATCACCGTTCCCGTGGGTCGTGAGACCCTGGGCCGCGTGCTGAACGTTCTGGGCAAGCCCGTGGACGAGCTCGGCCCGGTTGCAGCCAAGACCTACAAGTCGATTCACCGCCAGGCTCCCGCGTTCGACGAGCAGTCGACCTCGGAAGAGATGTTCGAGACGGGCATCAAGGTCGTCGACCTGATCCAGCCCTTCTTGAAGGGCGGCAAGATCGGCCTGTTCGGTGGCGCCGGCGTCGGCAAGACAGTTCTGATTCAGGAGCTGATCAACAACGTCGCCATGAAGCACGGCGGCTTCTCGGTCTTCGCCGGTGTAGGCGAGCGTACCCGTGAAGGAAACGACCTGTGGCACGAGTTCCAGGAGTCGGGTGTTATTGATCCCCACGACTGGACCAAGTCCAAAGCTTCGCTCATCTATGGACAGATGACCGAGCCGCCAGGAGCCCGTCTGCGCGTGGCGCTGACCGGTCTGACCATCGCGGAGCACTTCCGTGATGAAGAAGGCGCGGACACGCTGCTGTTCATCGACAACATCTTCCGCTTCACGCAGGCAGGTTCTGAGGTATCGACGCTGCTGGGCCGTATGCCCTCGGCCGTAGGCTACCAGCCGAACCTGGCCACGGAAATGGGCCAGCTGCAGGAGCGCATCACGTCGACCAAGAAGGGTTCGGTCACCTCGGTGCAGGCAGTTTATGTGCCCGCCGACGATCTTACCGATCCGGCTCCGGCGACCACCTTTGCCCACCTTGACGCGACCACCGTGCTCTCGCGTGCTCTGACGGAAATCGGTATCTACCCGGCCGTCGATCCGCTGGCATCGAACTCGCGTATTCTTACGCCCCGCGTTGTGGGTGAGGATCACTACAACACCGCGCAGGCCGTGAAGGGTATTCTGCAGCGCTACAAGGATCTGCAGGACATCATCGCCATTCTCGGTATCGACGAACTGTCGGAAGAGGACAAGATCACCGTTGCCCGCGCCCGTAAGGTGCAGCGCTTCCTGTCGCAGCCCTTCCACGTCGCGGAGATCTTTACCGGCAACCCTGGCAAGTACGTCAAGGTGGCCGACACCGTCCGCTCCTTCAAGGAGATCATCGAAGGCAAGCATGACAGCGTCCCCGAGCAGGCCTTCTACATGAAGGGCTCCATTGAGGAAGTGCTGGAAGCCGCGGAGAAGATGAAGAAGTAA
- the atpA gene encoding F0F1 ATP synthase subunit alpha: MAQIKADEITELLRQQIENYEQRVQVDEVGTVISLGDGIARIHGLDKVMAGELIEFPHGIAGLAMNLDEGQVGAVLLGDYTQISEGDQVKRTGKIMSVPVGEAMVGRVVNALGEPIDDKGPINTPHSLPVERIAPGVIDRKSVTEPMATGIKAIDSMIPIGRGQRELIIGDRQTGKTAVALDTIINSAKNDLICIYCAIGQKRSSVAQVVQALEEKGAMAYTVVVAATASEPAPMAYIAPYTATAIGEYFRDNGKHALVIYDDLSKHAVAYREISLLLRRPPGREAYPGDVFYLHSRLLERSAKMSDAKGGGSLTALPIIETQAGDVAAYIPTNVISITDGQIFLETDLFNSGIRPAVNVGLSVSRVGFAAAIKATKQVGSTLKLDLAQYRELAAFAQFGSDLDPATQRQLARGQRLTELLKQPQFDPLPVEKQVAILFAGTQGLLDDVEVKQLRAFEDGLYPYLEANGNGVLNDIATKKQLDDEVKSKLTAGINEYKKNFLAQNKSKEAKAAKA; the protein is encoded by the coding sequence ATGGCTCAGATCAAGGCAGATGAGATAACCGAACTTCTGCGGCAGCAGATTGAGAACTACGAGCAGCGCGTGCAGGTCGACGAAGTCGGCACCGTGATCTCGCTGGGCGACGGTATCGCCCGTATCCACGGCCTGGACAAGGTTATGGCCGGCGAGCTGATCGAGTTCCCCCATGGCATTGCAGGTCTGGCCATGAACCTGGACGAGGGACAGGTAGGCGCGGTTCTTCTGGGTGACTACACCCAGATCAGCGAAGGCGATCAGGTCAAGCGTACCGGCAAGATCATGTCCGTGCCGGTGGGCGAGGCCATGGTGGGCCGCGTGGTCAACGCTCTGGGCGAGCCGATTGACGACAAGGGACCCATCAACACCCCGCACTCCCTGCCTGTTGAGCGCATTGCTCCGGGCGTCATCGACCGTAAGTCGGTCACCGAGCCGATGGCGACCGGTATCAAGGCCATCGATTCCATGATTCCGATCGGCCGTGGACAGCGTGAGCTGATCATTGGCGACCGCCAGACCGGCAAGACCGCCGTTGCTCTGGATACGATCATCAACTCCGCGAAGAACGACCTGATCTGCATCTATTGCGCCATCGGTCAGAAGCGTTCGTCGGTAGCGCAGGTTGTGCAGGCTCTCGAAGAGAAGGGCGCCATGGCGTACACCGTCGTTGTGGCTGCTACGGCTTCCGAGCCGGCCCCCATGGCATACATCGCTCCCTACACCGCCACCGCGATTGGTGAGTACTTCCGCGACAACGGCAAGCATGCCCTGGTGATCTATGACGATCTCTCCAAGCACGCCGTAGCCTACCGCGAAATCTCGCTGCTGCTCCGTCGTCCTCCGGGCCGCGAAGCGTATCCGGGCGACGTGTTCTACCTGCACTCGCGCCTGCTGGAGCGCTCGGCCAAGATGAGCGATGCAAAGGGCGGCGGTTCGCTGACTGCACTGCCGATCATCGAGACCCAGGCCGGCGACGTGGCTGCCTACATTCCGACCAACGTGATTTCGATCACCGATGGCCAGATCTTCCTTGAGACTGACCTGTTCAACTCGGGTATCCGTCCGGCCGTGAACGTAGGTCTGTCGGTATCGCGTGTAGGCTTTGCCGCCGCGATCAAGGCGACCAAGCAGGTTGGTTCCACGCTGAAGCTGGACCTGGCACAGTACCGCGAACTCGCGGCCTTCGCCCAGTTCGGTTCGGACCTTGACCCGGCGACGCAGCGTCAGCTGGCCCGTGGTCAGCGCCTGACGGAGCTGCTGAAGCAGCCCCAGTTCGATCCGCTCCCGGTGGAGAAGCAGGTTGCGATCCTGTTTGCCGGTACGCAGGGTCTGCTGGACGATGTGGAAGTGAAGCAGCTGCGCGCATTCGAAGACGGCCTGTATCCGTACCTTGAGGCCAATGGCAATGGCGTGCTGAATGATATTGCGACCAAGAAGCAGCTCGATGATGAAGTCAAGTCGAAGCTGACGGCCGGCATCAACGAGTACAAGAAGAACTTCCTGGCGCAGAACAAGTCCAAGGAGGCCAAGGCCGCCAAGGCCTAA